From a single Couchioplanes caeruleus genomic region:
- a CDS encoding glucose-6-phosphate dehydrogenase assembly protein OpcA, whose translation MIGLWDTTGNEVVKALAAERRSAGGVASGLALTLVAVVEEKKVREAEAAATIAAAAHPCRLLIVVRSDLEGRSRLDAEIVVGGRLGPAEAVVMRMYGRLALHAESVVMPLLAPDVPVVTWWHGAPPDVIANDFLGVVADRRITDSKLADDPVAALKQRAADYAPGDTDLTWTRITLWRTLVAGAFDTTEERVTGATVVAPPNDPTAALMCGWLKSRLHIEPVWQHTDRAPRMYSVQLECANGDCVTVTREEGTALFSRTGQEPRYMPLPKRPVGDELAEELRRLDADQIYGDALGAMAGVPDLDNRPPMRVHVWKDPVQAARAGDESGAMAGPGGSAA comes from the coding sequence ATGATCGGTCTGTGGGACACCACCGGCAACGAGGTCGTCAAGGCGCTCGCGGCCGAACGGCGCAGCGCGGGCGGCGTGGCTTCCGGCCTCGCCCTGACGCTGGTCGCCGTGGTGGAGGAGAAGAAGGTCCGCGAGGCCGAGGCCGCCGCGACCATCGCCGCCGCCGCGCACCCGTGCCGGCTGCTCATCGTGGTCCGCTCCGACCTGGAGGGCCGCAGCCGGCTCGACGCGGAGATCGTCGTGGGCGGCCGGCTCGGGCCGGCCGAGGCCGTCGTGATGCGCATGTACGGCCGGCTGGCCCTGCACGCGGAATCGGTGGTCATGCCGCTGCTGGCCCCGGACGTCCCGGTGGTCACGTGGTGGCACGGCGCGCCGCCGGACGTCATCGCCAACGACTTCCTCGGCGTCGTGGCCGACCGGCGGATCACCGACAGCAAACTCGCCGACGACCCGGTCGCGGCGCTCAAGCAGCGGGCGGCCGACTACGCGCCGGGCGACACCGACCTCACCTGGACCCGCATCACCCTGTGGCGCACCCTGGTGGCCGGCGCGTTCGACACCACCGAGGAGCGGGTCACGGGCGCGACCGTCGTGGCGCCCCCCAACGACCCGACCGCGGCGCTGATGTGCGGCTGGCTCAAGTCCCGGCTGCACATCGAGCCGGTGTGGCAGCACACCGACCGGGCGCCGCGGATGTATTCGGTGCAGCTCGAGTGCGCCAACGGCGACTGCGTGACGGTCACCCGGGAGGAGGGCACGGCGCTGTTCAGCCGTACGGGCCAGGAGCCGCGCTACATGCCGCTGCCCAAGCGCCCGGTCGGCGACGAGCTCGCCGAGGAGCTGCGCCGCCTCGACGCCGACCAGATCTACGGCGATGCGCTCGGCGCGATGGCCGGCGTCCCCGACCTCGACAATCGGCCGCCGATGCGGGTGCACGTCTGGAAGGACCCGGTCCAGGCGGCCCGCGCGGGCGACGAGTCCGGCGCGATGGCCGGCCCGGGTGGGTCCGCCGCCTGA